The following coding sequences are from one Culex quinquefasciatus strain JHB chromosome 1, VPISU_Cqui_1.0_pri_paternal, whole genome shotgun sequence window:
- the LOC119766119 gene encoding uncharacterized protein LOC119766119, whose translation MLGFGRILTDIQNSVFVAVEEEDETHESGGPGLRGGRQDRKEPSLWRIWFIPKEEEDETPNVKISTQGNQKYYNLILLTTQRLRVVPRSLLNGSCNDRKNTCSRSA comes from the exons ATGTTGGGCTTCGGAAGGATTTTGACCG ATATTCAGAATTCTGTCTTCGTggcggtggaggaggaggacgagacGCATGAATCCGGCGGGCCAGGTCTTCGTGGCGGAAGACAGGACCGGAAGGAACCGAGCTTATGGAGGATATGGTTCATTccaaaggaggaggaggatgaaaCACCGAATGTCAAAATTTCTACCCAAG GTAACCAAAAATATTACAATCTGATCCTGCTAACAACCCAGCGTCTCCGTGTTGTCCCACGCAGCTTGTTGAACGGAAGCTGTAACGACCGCAAAAACACCTGCTCCAGAAGTGCGTAA